A genomic window from Motacilla alba alba isolate MOTALB_02 chromosome 2, Motacilla_alba_V1.0_pri, whole genome shotgun sequence includes:
- the PPDPFL gene encoding pancreatic progenitor cell differentiation and proliferation factor-like protein isoform X3, translating into MASVPSAGCLLAKNQYYRTRLNSESSVSSSSSCCLDAVNITDQDKALHGLPELIDKHWWIKSFFHSEPSPPTVGRKTLSASSTNS; encoded by the exons ATGGCCTCCGTCCCGTCCgccggctgcctcctggccAAGAACCAGTACTACAGGA CAAGACTGAACTCTGAATCCAGCGtttcttccagctcctcctgctgtttGGATGCTGTGAACATCACAGACCAGGACAAAGCGTTGCATG GGTTACCAGAGCTAATTGATAAACATTGGTGGATAAAAAGCTTCTTCCACAGTGAGCCCTCTCCACCAACTGTTGGCAGAAAAACACTCTCAGCAAGCAG TACCAACAGTTGA
- the PPDPFL gene encoding pancreatic progenitor cell differentiation and proliferation factor-like protein isoform X1 — protein sequence MHSHSASEQKSSPKPEPVCFTPLFLLPVGKRIFNAAAPSPQRCARDDRQGQAPRGRRGDCPGLTRAAAGRLGRGLRPLPSPHSRPARAAAPGRGSRPPRPIKGGRGPGGVRCGAEPGCCLWTAAGPGHAGSSRTKPDSPSSRCHGLRPVRRLPPGQEPVLQELNSESSVSSSSSCCLDAVNITDQDKALHGLPELIDKHWWIKSFFHSEPSPPTVGRKTLSASSTNS from the exons ATGCATAGCCATAGCGCTTCTGAACAAAAATCTTCACCCAAACCGGAACCTGTCTGCTTCACCCCGCTCTTCCTACTCCCCGtaggaaaaagaatatttaacgCAGCAGCTCCTAGTCCCCAGCGATGTGCTCGGGACGACAGGCAGGGGCAGGCGCCGAGGGGCCGGCGCGGGGACTGTCCCGGGCTGACCCGGGCGGCCGCAGGGCGGCTTGGCCGCGGGCTCCGTCCCCTCCCGTCACCTCACTCCCgtcccgcccgcgccgccgcccccgggcgGGGGAGCCGCCCGCCGCGTCCCATAAagggcggccgcggccccggcggcgtTCGCTGCGGAGCGGAGCCCGGGTGCTGCCTCTGGACGGCCGCTGGCCCTGGACACGCAG GCTCCTCCCGGACAAAGCCGGATTCCCCGTCGAGTCGCTGCCATGGCCTCCGTCCCGTCCgccggctgcctcctggccAAGAACCAGTACTACAGGA ACTGAACTCTGAATCCAGCGtttcttccagctcctcctgctgtttGGATGCTGTGAACATCACAGACCAGGACAAAGCGTTGCATG GGTTACCAGAGCTAATTGATAAACATTGGTGGATAAAAAGCTTCTTCCACAGTGAGCCCTCTCCACCAACTGTTGGCAGAAAAACACTCTCAGCAAGCAG TACCAACAGTTGA
- the PPDPFL gene encoding pancreatic progenitor cell differentiation and proliferation factor-like protein isoform X2, with protein sequence MHSHSASEQKSSPKPEPVCFTPLFLLPVGKRIFNAAAPSPQRCARDDRQGQAPRGRRGDCPGLTRAAAGRLGRGLRPLPSPHSRPARAAAPGRGSRPPRPIKGGRGPGGVRCGAEPGCCLWTAAGPGHAARLNSESSVSSSSSCCLDAVNITDQDKALHGLPELIDKHWWIKSFFHSEPSPPTVGRKTLSASSTNS encoded by the exons ATGCATAGCCATAGCGCTTCTGAACAAAAATCTTCACCCAAACCGGAACCTGTCTGCTTCACCCCGCTCTTCCTACTCCCCGtaggaaaaagaatatttaacgCAGCAGCTCCTAGTCCCCAGCGATGTGCTCGGGACGACAGGCAGGGGCAGGCGCCGAGGGGCCGGCGCGGGGACTGTCCCGGGCTGACCCGGGCGGCCGCAGGGCGGCTTGGCCGCGGGCTCCGTCCCCTCCCGTCACCTCACTCCCgtcccgcccgcgccgccgcccccgggcgGGGGAGCCGCCCGCCGCGTCCCATAAagggcggccgcggccccggcggcgtTCGCTGCGGAGCGGAGCCCGGGTGCTGCCTCTGGACGGCCGCTGGCCCTGGACACGCAG CAAGACTGAACTCTGAATCCAGCGtttcttccagctcctcctgctgtttGGATGCTGTGAACATCACAGACCAGGACAAAGCGTTGCATG GGTTACCAGAGCTAATTGATAAACATTGGTGGATAAAAAGCTTCTTCCACAGTGAGCCCTCTCCACCAACTGTTGGCAGAAAAACACTCTCAGCAAGCAG TACCAACAGTTGA